The Microcoleus sp. FACHB-68 genome includes a region encoding these proteins:
- a CDS encoding ATP-binding protein, giving the protein MANVTGNFIIKQSPDQDLLTFEDESNYELFFADEEEEKQPKESWKVLIIDDEIQVHTATTIALKKFAFESKHLNFISAYSAREAKQLLQEHPDVAIILLDVIMETDDAGLELVQYIREVLNNQLVRIILRTGQPGQVPEKNIIINYDINDYKTKTELTTSKLYTTVLTALRSFSLSQKLQSEIERREQVEIALRSSQEKEREKTIALEHSLKELQEAQLQLVQSEKMSSLGQLIAGVAHEINNPLNFIYGNLAHANDYSKELIHLLNLYHRHYPQPEPEILHEMEDADLPFVIDDLPKLLSSMQLGIERICNIVQSLRNFSRLDETESKTVDIHEGINSTLMILQHRLKAKSDRPAINVIKDYGALPLVSCYAGQLNQVFMNLIANAIDALEERVNQEKNQIFQPLILIRTEVISHNLSDGIAAGSRIRITIADNGIGMTEEVRAKLFTPFFTTKPIGKGTGMGLSISRKILLEKHGAQLHCISTPEQGTQFIIEMQISFKPTDLASAIL; this is encoded by the coding sequence ATGGCAAACGTAACTGGCAATTTTATAATTAAACAATCTCCTGATCAAGATTTATTAACTTTTGAAGACGAATCAAATTATGAATTATTTTTTGCAGATGAAGAGGAGGAAAAACAACCAAAAGAAAGTTGGAAAGTTTTAATTATAGATGATGAAATTCAAGTTCACACGGCTACGACCATTGCATTGAAAAAGTTTGCTTTTGAAAGCAAGCATTTGAATTTTATTAGTGCTTACTCCGCTCGGGAAGCTAAACAATTACTTCAAGAACATCCGGATGTTGCCATTATTCTGCTTGATGTCATTATGGAAACTGATGATGCGGGCTTAGAGTTGGTTCAATATATCCGGGAAGTCCTTAATAATCAATTAGTGCGAATTATTTTACGCACAGGTCAACCGGGACAAGTACCTGAAAAAAACATAATTATTAACTATGATATCAACGACTATAAAACCAAGACTGAATTAACGACATCAAAGCTATATACGACCGTGTTGACTGCGTTAAGAAGTTTTTCTTTGAGTCAAAAGTTACAGTCTGAAATAGAGCGACGTGAGCAAGTAGAAATAGCACTGCGAAGCAGCCAGGAAAAAGAACGCGAAAAAACGATTGCCTTAGAGCATTCTTTAAAAGAGCTGCAAGAAGCGCAACTTCAGCTTGTGCAAAGTGAAAAAATGTCTAGTTTGGGTCAACTCATTGCCGGTGTAGCGCATGAAATTAACAATCCGTTGAACTTTATTTACGGCAATCTCGCCCACGCCAATGATTATAGTAAGGAACTCATCCATCTGTTGAATCTCTACCACCGGCATTATCCGCAACCCGAACCAGAAATTCTCCATGAGATGGAAGATGCAGACTTGCCATTTGTTATAGATGATTTACCTAAACTGCTTTCTTCTATGCAGTTAGGGATCGAACGGATCTGCAATATTGTGCAGTCTCTGCGAAATTTTTCGCGCTTGGATGAAACTGAAAGCAAGACGGTCGATATCCACGAAGGTATTAATAGCACCTTGATGATATTGCAACACCGGCTTAAAGCTAAGTCAGATCGTCCGGCTATTAACGTCATCAAAGACTATGGTGCCTTGCCGCTGGTGTCTTGTTATGCCGGCCAGCTTAATCAGGTGTTTATGAACTTGATCGCCAATGCTATAGATGCCTTAGAAGAACGGGTAAACCAAGAGAAGAATCAAATTTTTCAACCCCTGATTTTGATTCGCACTGAAGTCATCTCGCATAATTTGTCTGACGGGATAGCTGCCGGCTCACGCATTCGCATCACAATTGCTGATAATGGCATTGGCATGACTGAGGAAGTTCGCGCTAAACTTTTTACCCCCTTCTTTACAACCAAGCCGATTGGAAAAGGGACAGGCATGGGGTTGTCAATTAGCCGAAAAATTTTGTTAGAAAAACATGGCGCTCAATTGCATTGTATTTCTACGCCAGAGCAGGGAACCCAGTTTATTATTGAGATGCAGATAAGTTTTAAACCAACGGATCTTGCAAGCGCCATTCTCTAG
- a CDS encoding ATP-binding sensor histidine kinase: MINLAGYEILNTVHESNNSLVYRGLRKLDNQPIILKFLKQDYPTPASLVRYKQEYEITCNLNVDSVPKAYSLEKYQNTLVIVFEDCNGESLKKWIDHKNLPLKIFLSTAIEITKALGKIHQHNIIHKDINPSNIIINPVIGLIQIIDFGISTVLTRENPTIKNPNVLEGTLAYISPEQTGRMNREIDYRTDFYSLGVTFYELLTGQLPFDCSDPMELIHCHIAKQAVPPHEINRTIPLAVSHIVMKLLAKTAEARYQSAWGIIADLEECLQQLQTEGRIAEFEIAKKDITDKFHIPQKLYGREQEVEALLVAFDRVSNGTTEMMLVSGYSGIGKSALVQEVYKPITKAKGYFIAGKFDQFQRNIPYAAVVKAFKSLVKQLLTENETQLNAWKEKLLAAFGANGKIIIDVIPEVELIVGKQPSVQELGATESQNRFNLVFQKFIRVFCSVEHPLVIFLDDLQWADSATLKLLQVMMTDEETKYLFLMGAYRDNEVNPAHPLTMTLDELQKQGAKIDQIILTPLHLQQIGNLIADTVHKDRDSVMPLAELVVSKTQGNPFFVNQFLKTLYQENLLNFNFAKRTWEWNLSEIEALDITDNVVELMIGKLRKMPKATQQVLRLAACVGNSFDLNTLAIINEKSPGQTFEELLPAIQDGLILATSELGVTEEEIIDSQLVITTYKFLHDRVQQSGYALIDSNLQTAVHLKIGRLLLANISPDRQAERIFEIVDHLNSGRKLIADDREKVELTLLNVTAARKAKDATAYAAARNYLRTGLEILPGNIWQDYYELAFTLHKELADVEYLNGNFADSKILIEVALAQSKSNLEKAEVYNILIVQYTLLTKYEEAIQTGLQALRLLEIDLAEDNLAGAVNAELAEAKANLESREISSLINAEKMKDPSKKMALKLLGNMGPLTFFSSQELWKLTVIKAINISLKYGFVAGGSYCYSCYGIILNSILGDYHSAYEFGRLALTLSENSNNLSQNCQDSVIFANYLNCWIKPIKTTAEINNEGYKIGLQSGNLQWTGYNRMFQTITYFFQGINLNSLLEDISNSLHFCHQTQNLWSIDIINANKLAILNLMDLQDEVSEEQYLENFNNRKSMAALCEFYVLKAQIFYLDEQYIEAKQASEQASEIIDYLMGHISSAHHNFYRSLILTALFSAGSESEQKDYLKQLEANQKQMKTWADNCPENFAHKFWLVAAEIARISGQDLEAMDMYDRAIASAREHNFTQNEALGAELAAKFWLVKGKEEFAQLYLTKAHYGYQLWGAKRKVENLEKKYPQLIMRTSNQSANKTKVTQTTAQPTTTTTNLEATLDLTTVMKAAQAISGEIVLSKLLTRLMKIAIENAGAEKGFLILQKAGSWVIEAEGSVKEEEVSVLRSLPLNATAASGNTSKLVGAIANYVIRTQENVVLNNATQEGQFTRDPYVVATQPKSILCTPLLHQGKLTGILYLENNLTEGAFTTNRLELLKLLSAQIAISIENAQLYKNLQEFNQNLEQLVGDRTQELSDALDNLKAAQSKLVEAEKMASLGGLVAGVAHEINTPVGVGVTVASALAEHTTEFCSIYKSGKMKRSELEEFLDIAIQSSNTLLINLQRAAALIQSFKQVAVDQSSEERRIFHVKDYLDEILLQLKPKLRHTKHLIEVLGDTNISLDSYPGAFSQIVTNLLINSLTHAYKGDSEGKIQIHFQQEDEHLILKYSDDGQGIPAENLSKVYEPFFTTKRSQGGSGLGLHLVYNLVTQKLKGEIECQSEVGKGTQFVIKLPMQIDPKEAFGYSK, from the coding sequence ATGATTAATTTAGCCGGCTACGAAATTCTTAATACTGTTCATGAGAGTAATAATTCTTTGGTTTATCGGGGCTTGAGAAAGTTAGACAATCAACCGATTATTCTTAAGTTTCTCAAGCAAGATTATCCAACACCGGCTTCCCTAGTCAGATATAAACAAGAATACGAAATTACCTGCAACCTCAACGTAGACAGCGTTCCGAAAGCCTACAGCTTAGAAAAATATCAAAACACTTTAGTAATCGTTTTCGAGGATTGCAATGGAGAATCTTTGAAAAAATGGATAGACCATAAAAACCTTCCTTTAAAGATTTTTTTATCGACAGCCATTGAAATAACCAAAGCATTAGGTAAAATTCATCAACATAATATTATCCATAAAGACATTAATCCCAGCAATATTATTATTAACCCAGTTATCGGTCTGATTCAAATTATAGATTTTGGCATCTCTACGGTCTTAACCCGCGAGAATCCAACTATTAAAAACCCCAATGTTTTGGAAGGCACCCTGGCCTATATCTCACCGGAACAAACCGGCAGAATGAACCGCGAAATCGATTACCGCACAGACTTTTACTCATTAGGAGTCACTTTTTACGAACTACTGACTGGACAACTGCCCTTCGATTGCAGCGATCCAATGGAATTAATCCACTGTCACATTGCTAAACAAGCAGTACCGCCCCATGAAATTAACCGCACAATTCCCCTAGCGGTTTCTCATATTGTGATGAAGCTGTTAGCTAAAACGGCAGAAGCAAGATATCAAAGTGCCTGGGGAATCATTGCTGACTTAGAAGAATGCTTACAGCAATTACAAACTGAGGGAAGAATTGCAGAGTTTGAGATCGCCAAAAAAGATATTACAGATAAGTTTCATATTCCGCAAAAACTCTATGGAAGGGAGCAAGAAGTTGAAGCTTTATTAGTCGCCTTTGATCGCGTTAGCAATGGCACAACAGAAATGATGTTAGTGTCAGGTTACTCTGGCATAGGCAAATCCGCTTTAGTACAAGAAGTTTATAAACCAATTACTAAAGCAAAGGGTTATTTCATTGCCGGCAAATTCGACCAATTTCAACGCAATATTCCTTATGCGGCTGTTGTCAAAGCATTCAAGTCACTCGTCAAGCAACTCCTCACAGAAAATGAAACCCAACTCAATGCCTGGAAAGAAAAGCTTCTAGCTGCTTTTGGAGCAAACGGTAAAATCATTATCGATGTTATTCCCGAAGTAGAACTCATCGTTGGCAAGCAGCCATCTGTACAAGAATTAGGAGCGACAGAATCACAAAACCGTTTTAACTTAGTTTTTCAAAAATTTATTCGCGTGTTTTGCTCTGTTGAGCATCCCTTAGTCATTTTTCTAGACGATTTGCAATGGGCTGACTCCGCCACTCTAAAACTGCTCCAAGTCATGATGACAGATGAGGAAACAAAATATCTATTTCTAATGGGTGCTTATCGAGATAACGAAGTTAACCCCGCTCATCCGTTAACCATGACTCTGGATGAACTGCAAAAGCAAGGTGCAAAGATCGACCAAATTATCTTAACTCCCTTGCACCTTCAGCAAATCGGTAACTTGATTGCGGATACCGTACACAAAGACAGAGACTCAGTGATGCCCTTAGCCGAGTTAGTCGTCAGTAAAACCCAAGGTAATCCTTTTTTTGTTAATCAATTTCTTAAAACGCTTTATCAAGAAAATCTTCTTAATTTCAATTTTGCAAAAAGAACCTGGGAATGGAACCTTTCAGAAATTGAAGCATTAGATATTACCGATAATGTCGTCGAATTGATGATCGGCAAATTGAGAAAAATGCCAAAAGCAACTCAACAAGTTTTACGCTTAGCCGCTTGCGTTGGCAATAGTTTTGATTTAAATACTCTCGCAATTATTAATGAAAAGTCTCCGGGTCAAACTTTTGAAGAGCTATTGCCGGCAATCCAAGATGGATTAATTCTTGCAACTTCTGAATTGGGTGTAACAGAAGAAGAGATCATTGATTCACAACTTGTAATTACAACTTATAAGTTTTTGCATGACCGGGTGCAGCAGTCGGGTTATGCTTTGATTGATTCAAACCTACAAACAGCCGTTCACCTCAAAATAGGCCGGTTATTATTAGCAAATATTTCTCCAGATCGACAAGCAGAAAGAATTTTTGAAATCGTTGATCATTTAAATTCCGGGCGGAAGTTAATTGCTGATGATCGAGAAAAAGTTGAGCTGACTCTTTTAAATGTAACTGCCGCGAGGAAAGCCAAAGATGCAACGGCTTATGCCGCTGCCAGAAACTACTTAAGAACCGGGCTGGAAATTTTACCGGGCAATATTTGGCAGGACTACTACGAACTGGCTTTTACCTTGCACAAGGAACTGGCCGATGTGGAGTATTTAAACGGAAATTTTGCAGATTCTAAGATTTTAATCGAAGTTGCTTTGGCTCAGTCCAAATCAAATCTAGAAAAAGCCGAAGTTTACAACATTCTGATCGTACAGTACACCTTACTGACTAAATATGAAGAAGCAATTCAAACGGGGTTACAAGCACTTCGTTTGCTAGAAATAGACTTAGCTGAAGACAACTTAGCAGGGGCGGTAAATGCCGAACTTGCTGAAGCTAAGGCTAATTTAGAAAGTAGAGAAATTTCTTCATTAATTAATGCCGAAAAGATGAAAGATCCGTCAAAAAAGATGGCCTTGAAGCTATTAGGCAACATGGGTCCATTGACATTTTTTTCGTCTCAAGAACTATGGAAACTGACTGTGATCAAAGCCATTAACATTTCTCTAAAATATGGATTTGTAGCGGGAGGGTCTTACTGCTACTCATGTTATGGAATTATTCTGAATTCAATTTTAGGAGATTACCACTCGGCTTATGAGTTTGGCCGGCTCGCTCTCACCCTCAGCGAAAATTCAAATAACCTGTCGCAAAACTGCCAAGATAGCGTTATCTTTGCCAATTACTTAAACTGCTGGATTAAACCAATCAAAACGACTGCCGAGATTAATAACGAAGGGTATAAAATTGGCTTGCAATCTGGCAATTTGCAATGGACGGGCTACAACAGAATGTTTCAAACCATTACTTATTTCTTCCAAGGAATAAATTTAAACAGCTTATTGGAAGATATTTCTAACTCGCTTCATTTCTGTCATCAAACCCAAAATTTGTGGTCAATTGATATCATTAATGCCAATAAATTAGCCATTTTAAATTTGATGGATTTACAAGATGAAGTTAGTGAAGAACAGTATTTAGAAAATTTTAACAACCGGAAGAGCATGGCCGCTCTCTGCGAGTTTTATGTTTTAAAAGCGCAGATTTTTTATCTTGATGAACAGTACATTGAGGCAAAGCAAGCCTCTGAGCAAGCGTCGGAAATCATTGATTATCTAATGGGGCACATTTCAAGCGCTCACCATAATTTTTATCGTTCGCTTATCTTAACAGCTCTCTTTTCAGCCGGCTCTGAATCGGAGCAAAAAGATTACTTAAAGCAACTAGAAGCAAATCAGAAACAAATGAAAACTTGGGCAGATAACTGCCCAGAAAATTTTGCACACAAATTTTGGCTGGTGGCGGCAGAGATCGCCCGAATTTCAGGCCAAGATTTAGAAGCAATGGATATGTATGATCGGGCGATTGCTTCAGCTAGAGAACACAATTTTACTCAGAATGAAGCCCTGGGGGCAGAACTCGCAGCTAAATTCTGGTTAGTGAAAGGCAAAGAGGAGTTTGCCCAACTCTACCTCACCAAGGCTCACTATGGGTATCAACTTTGGGGGGCTAAACGCAAAGTAGAGAATTTAGAAAAGAAATATCCCCAATTAATCATGAGGACTTCAAACCAAAGTGCGAATAAAACAAAAGTTACTCAAACAACTGCTCAGCCTACGACCACTACTACTAACTTAGAAGCTACACTAGATTTGACAACAGTAATGAAAGCAGCACAAGCAATTTCAGGTGAAATTGTTTTGAGCAAGTTGCTAACACGGTTGATGAAAATTGCCATCGAAAATGCTGGAGCTGAAAAAGGCTTTTTGATTTTGCAAAAAGCTGGAAGCTGGGTTATCGAGGCGGAAGGTTCGGTTAAAGAAGAGGAGGTAAGTGTGCTGCGATCACTTCCTCTCAATGCAACAGCGGCTTCTGGGAACACTTCTAAACTTGTCGGTGCGATCGCCAACTATGTCATCCGTACCCAGGAAAACGTTGTTTTAAATAACGCGACTCAAGAGGGACAATTTACTCGCGATCCTTATGTGGTTGCGACTCAACCGAAATCAATTCTCTGCACGCCTCTACTGCACCAAGGCAAGCTCACCGGCATTCTTTACCTAGAGAATAACCTGACAGAAGGGGCTTTCACCACCAATAGGTTAGAGTTGTTAAAACTCTTATCTGCCCAAATTGCAATTTCCATTGAAAATGCCCAACTGTACAAAAACTTACAGGAGTTTAATCAAAACTTAGAGCAATTAGTTGGCGATCGCACTCAAGAATTATCGGATGCCCTAGATAACTTAAAAGCGGCTCAAAGTAAACTGGTGGAAGCGGAAAAAATGGCCTCGCTAGGAGGATTAGTCGCCGGCGTTGCCCATGAAATTAATACACCTGTTGGCGTAGGAGTCACCGTTGCTTCAGCTTTGGCAGAACATACCACAGAATTCTGTTCTATTTATAAGAGCGGCAAAATGAAGCGCTCTGAGCTAGAAGAATTCTTGGATATAGCGATCCAAAGTAGCAACACCCTGCTGATTAATTTACAGCGGGCGGCGGCATTGATTCAAAGTTTCAAACAGGTGGCAGTCGATCAGTCAAGCGAAGAACGGCGAATTTTTCATGTCAAAGATTATCTAGATGAAATTTTGTTGCAATTAAAGCCAAAATTGCGACATACCAAACATCTGATAGAGGTTTTAGGTGACACTAATATTAGTCTAGATTCTTATCCAGGTGCGTTTTCGCAAATCGTGACTAACTTGCTGATCAACTCTTTGACTCATGCGTATAAAGGAGATAGTGAGGGCAAAATTCAGATTCATTTTCAGCAAGAAGACGAGCACTTAATCCTAAAATACTCTGACGATGGTCAAGGGATTCCTGCTGAAAATTTAAGCAAAGTTTATGAGCCATTCTTTACAACTAAACGCTCTCAAGGAGGGAGCGGATTGGGATTACATCTTGTTTACAATTTAGTGACACAAAAACTTAAAGGTGAAATTGAGTGTCAAAGTGAGGTGGGTAAAGGCACGCAATTTGTGATTAAGTTGCCCATGCAGATAGATCCAAAAGAAGCGTTTGGTTACTCAAAGTGA
- a CDS encoding HhoA/HhoB/HtrA family serine endopeptidase: MGFFKFFRALGHTLSPVVALLLGAILTVSTLQVLPSVAAPAPLQGSPVALQGSNAPATKGGSFVTAAVNLVGPAVVRIDTERTVTRNVDPLFDDPFFRRFFGDDLAQQLPREQHLRGQGSGFIIDSSGVILTNAHVVDNADKVTVTLKDGRTLEGQVRGTDEVTDLAVVKVNGGNLPVAPLGDSTQVQVGDWAIALGNPLGLDNTVTLGIVSTLKRSSAQAGIPDKRLDFIQTDAAINPGNSGGPLLNERGEVIGINTAIRAGANGIGFAIPIDKAKTVSAQLVKGEKVAHPYVGVQMVTLTPQIARENNQAPNSPFTVPEINGVLVMGVLPNTPAAAADIRIGDVITEVNNQTVSSAEELQNIVENSKVGQQLQFEVRRGNQTLPPLAVRTAQLESNAR; encoded by the coding sequence ATGGGATTTTTCAAGTTTTTTCGCGCTTTGGGGCACACCCTCAGCCCAGTGGTGGCCCTCTTGTTAGGAGCCATTTTAACCGTGAGTACGCTACAAGTGCTGCCATCTGTGGCGGCACCGGCTCCCTTGCAGGGATCACCCGTCGCCCTTCAGGGTTCAAACGCTCCTGCAACCAAGGGTGGTAGCTTTGTTACCGCCGCAGTTAATTTGGTGGGTCCTGCTGTGGTGAGAATCGATACAGAACGCACCGTCACCCGTAACGTCGATCCCTTGTTTGATGATCCCTTCTTCCGCCGGTTTTTTGGCGACGACTTAGCGCAACAACTGCCCCGCGAACAGCATCTGCGTGGACAGGGATCGGGCTTCATCATTGATAGTAGTGGCGTGATTTTGACGAATGCCCATGTGGTTGACAATGCCGATAAAGTAACCGTAACACTCAAGGATGGGCGCACCTTAGAAGGGCAAGTGCGCGGTACCGATGAAGTCACGGATTTGGCAGTGGTTAAAGTCAATGGAGGCAATTTGCCGGTTGCCCCCTTGGGAGATTCTACTCAGGTGCAGGTGGGAGATTGGGCGATCGCACTCGGCAACCCCTTGGGATTGGATAACACCGTCACCTTGGGAATTGTCAGCACCCTGAAACGCTCTAGCGCTCAGGCCGGCATTCCGGATAAGCGCCTGGACTTCATTCAAACCGATGCTGCGATTAACCCCGGAAACTCTGGTGGGCCACTTCTCAACGAGCGAGGAGAAGTTATTGGGATTAATACCGCCATTCGTGCCGGTGCCAATGGAATTGGCTTTGCCATTCCTATTGATAAAGCCAAAACAGTTTCCGCCCAATTGGTAAAAGGTGAAAAAGTCGCCCATCCTTATGTGGGCGTTCAAATGGTGACGCTAACCCCACAAATTGCCAGAGAAAATAATCAGGCTCCAAATTCTCCATTCACTGTGCCAGAAATTAATGGCGTTTTAGTGATGGGAGTGCTGCCAAATACGCCGGCTGCGGCTGCCGATATTCGCATCGGGGATGTAATTACTGAGGTTAATAACCAAACGGTCTCTAGTGCAGAAGAGTTGCAGAATATTGTTGAAAATAGCAAGGTGGGCCAGCAATTGCAGTTTGAAGTGCGGCGTGGCAACCAAACCCTGCCCCCCTTAGCGGTGCGGACAGCACAACTGGAAAGCAATGCTAGATAA
- a CDS encoding metal-sensitive transcriptional regulator: MIGTNSLTDKTLSLAGKDELGRLQEKDDLYSAHTHGDGHTAHHHVHTEESLRRLVNRLSRIEGHIRGIKTMVQESKPCPDVLVQVAAVRGALDRVARIILDEHLTECIARAAKEGNIDDEIEELKAALDRFLPREKKKDSGTKN, encoded by the coding sequence ATGATTGGAACTAACTCGTTAACTGATAAAACCTTGTCCTTAGCCGGCAAAGATGAACTGGGCCGGCTTCAGGAGAAAGACGACCTCTACAGCGCTCACACTCATGGGGATGGCCATACCGCTCACCATCACGTTCACACTGAAGAATCCCTGCGACGCCTTGTGAACCGGCTTTCTCGCATTGAAGGACATATCCGGGGCATTAAGACAATGGTGCAGGAAAGCAAACCCTGTCCAGATGTCTTAGTTCAGGTTGCCGCAGTTCGGGGGGCGCTTGATCGCGTGGCCCGGATCATTTTAGATGAGCATTTAACCGAATGTATTGCACGAGCCGCAAAAGAGGGAAATATTGATGATGAAATTGAGGAATTAAAAGCAGCGCTAGACCGATTTTTGCCTCGTGAAAAGAAAAAAGATTCGGGAACAAAAAACTAG
- a CDS encoding CHAT domain-containing protein, with protein sequence MLRTMPVMGRDLSSVSVMDFILNRLNSMKKFKFLRNFCLALLFVLVAAGPALTQSGNQSDGFPNLPDTTNVFPDPPETPNSGPNPPETPNSGPNPPGGPNSGPNPPGGPNSGPNPPGGPNSGPNPPGGPNSGPNPPGGPNSGPNPPGGPNSGPNPPGGPNTPPRFNSSTDPSQRTNPTAESSETSGSSGSSGSSSSSSSSSSSSVTAGKEVDRGGFEAIVEGGQTDQAVQAFEEVQAVDFGNQLGTGLYGKAPTIDEIAKALCNIHQATGKKPAINYVFAGEKGLDTLTIFPQCLTAATEQVNEPFARKFTPEAKRPTLEKVLQEFRSQVTNSRNIRSTSYLKSAQQLYQWIIAPIEPELQANNIDIIVFAMDAGLRSTPIAALHDGKQFLIEKYGVALIPSFGLTDSRYINLKDAQVLAMGASEFTEQNPLPAVPVELSEIVGEGGKWSGQKLLNEAFTLENFKLLNRQQHFQIIHLATHGEFQPGNVSNSYIQFWNEKLRMNELPQIAQELGWNAASTTPVELLVLSACRTALGDEQAELGFAGLTVQAGIKSALASLWYVSDAGTLALMNEFYKQLKLTANKAEALRQAQLAMLKGTVQVEAGQLRGSDQQVLTLPSGVATKSVNVSHPYFWSAFTLIGNWN encoded by the coding sequence ATGTTACGAACAATGCCGGTGATGGGGCGAGATTTATCCTCGGTATCGGTTATGGATTTTATTTTAAATAGGTTAAATTCTATGAAAAAATTCAAGTTTTTACGGAATTTTTGTTTAGCTTTGCTCTTTGTTTTAGTTGCTGCCGGTCCGGCTCTCACCCAAAGTGGAAACCAGTCCGATGGCTTTCCGAATCTCCCTGATACGACTAACGTCTTTCCTGATCCCCCAGAAACTCCTAATAGCGGTCCTAATCCTCCAGAAACTCCTAATAGCGGTCCTAATCCTCCAGGAGGTCCTAATAGCGGTCCTAATCCTCCAGGAGGTCCTAATAGCGGTCCCAATCCTCCAGGAGGTCCTAATAGCGGTCCTAATCCTCCAGGAGGTCCTAATAGCGGTCCCAATCCTCCAGGAGGTCCTAATAGCGGTCCCAATCCTCCAGGAGGTCCTAATAGCGGTCCCAATCCTCCAGGAGGTCCTAATACTCCCCCAAGATTTAACTCATCTACAGATCCCTCACAAAGAACTAATCCAACCGCTGAGTCTTCAGAAACGTCTGGCTCATCGGGTTCGTCTGGCTCATCTAGTTCGTCTAGCTCATCTAGCTCATCGTCAGTAACCGCAGGAAAAGAAGTTGACAGAGGCGGTTTTGAGGCGATCGTAGAAGGTGGACAGACGGATCAGGCAGTCCAGGCATTTGAAGAAGTACAAGCGGTAGATTTTGGCAACCAACTTGGCACAGGGCTTTATGGAAAAGCGCCGACAATTGATGAGATCGCAAAAGCACTGTGTAATATCCATCAAGCCACGGGTAAAAAGCCTGCCATCAATTATGTTTTTGCCGGCGAAAAAGGGTTGGATACTTTAACAATTTTTCCGCAATGCCTAACAGCGGCTACTGAACAAGTTAATGAACCATTTGCTCGGAAATTCACCCCCGAAGCAAAGCGACCTACTCTTGAAAAAGTTCTGCAAGAGTTCCGTTCTCAAGTTACCAATTCCAGAAATATCCGCAGCACCAGTTACTTAAAATCTGCTCAACAACTTTATCAGTGGATCATCGCTCCGATTGAGCCTGAATTACAAGCGAACAATATCGATATTATTGTATTTGCGATGGATGCTGGTTTGCGCTCAACGCCAATCGCAGCTTTGCACGATGGCAAACAGTTTCTCATTGAAAAATATGGAGTTGCTTTAATTCCTAGCTTTGGCCTAACGGACAGTCGTTATATCAACTTGAAGGACGCGCAGGTTTTAGCTATGGGGGCTTCAGAATTTACTGAGCAAAATCCTTTGCCGGCAGTGCCGGTGGAGTTATCTGAAATTGTTGGAGAGGGGGGAAAGTGGAGCGGTCAAAAGTTGCTTAATGAAGCGTTTACTCTCGAAAACTTTAAATTACTAAACAGGCAGCAACATTTCCAGATTATTCACCTCGCCACTCACGGAGAATTCCAACCGGGAAATGTCAGTAATTCTTATATCCAGTTTTGGAATGAGAAACTCCGGATGAATGAATTGCCACAAATCGCCCAAGAATTAGGTTGGAATGCCGCTTCCACAACGCCGGTGGAACTGCTGGTTTTGAGTGCTTGTCGAACTGCCTTGGGAGATGAACAGGCGGAATTGGGTTTTGCAGGATTAACCGTTCAAGCCGGCATCAAATCGGCTTTAGCAAGTCTTTGGTACGTCAGTGATGCCGGCACACTCGCCCTAATGAATGAGTTTTATAAACAGTTGAAACTAACAGCGAATAAGGCAGAGGCGCTTCGGCAAGCACAATTGGCTATGTTGAAAGGAACCGTTCAAGTTGAGGCAGGTCAGTTGCGGGGTTCAGACCAGCAAGTTCTTACTCTACCCAGCGGTGTGGCAACGAAAAGTGTGAATGTATCGCATCCCTATTTCTGGTCTGCGTTTACATTAATTGGTAATTGGAACTAA